A section of the Candidatus Sulfotelmatobacter sp. genome encodes:
- a CDS encoding DUF1684 domain-containing protein, with the protein MKRWFTLCFLLLYWASAFASNSITEVYDPAKAARVKALKHAKEAAPVVLTAAETDSLTRALQQDRDKTQEWLKSAPTSYLAAVARKDFPATPVLGVGRDPGNDVHINDPEVMPHHLRVVVVGDSFRVEGLDPGAKFVTGTDTLRYAVVGPGTIGIGRFMLRLSHQRHPAIIVFDPNSPRYAEYKGLKYFPPDFKYRFVLPLVPNPIPDTLTVLSTHSQPRQALRAGWFVFKIGGKRCDLEATRLLEPGVGEKDVSVFFRDETTGHETYSVGRYVDPEPLPDGRYVLDFNEAYNPACAFSPHYNCPLPSKDNRLKVDIKAGEMDAHYVH; encoded by the coding sequence ATGAAACGCTGGTTCACCCTCTGCTTCCTGCTGCTCTATTGGGCGAGCGCATTTGCGAGCAACTCGATCACCGAAGTTTACGACCCCGCCAAGGCCGCACGCGTCAAGGCGCTCAAGCACGCCAAGGAGGCAGCACCGGTGGTGTTGACCGCCGCCGAGACGGATTCGCTCACGCGCGCGCTCCAGCAGGATCGCGACAAGACGCAGGAGTGGCTGAAGAGCGCGCCGACTTCGTACCTCGCCGCCGTCGCGCGCAAGGACTTTCCCGCGACGCCGGTGCTGGGGGTGGGCCGGGATCCCGGCAACGACGTGCACATCAACGACCCGGAGGTGATGCCGCACCATCTGAGGGTGGTGGTGGTGGGCGACTCGTTCCGCGTCGAGGGACTCGATCCGGGCGCCAAGTTCGTCACCGGAACCGACACGCTGCGGTACGCGGTGGTGGGACCGGGAACCATCGGCATCGGGCGGTTCATGCTGCGGCTCTCCCACCAGCGACATCCCGCGATCATCGTCTTCGATCCCAACAGCCCGCGCTACGCCGAGTACAAGGGGCTGAAATACTTTCCCCCGGACTTCAAGTATCGCTTCGTGCTGCCGCTGGTGCCGAACCCGATTCCCGACACTCTGACGGTGCTCTCGACCCACAGCCAGCCACGCCAGGCGCTGCGTGCCGGCTGGTTCGTGTTCAAGATCGGCGGCAAACGCTGCGACCTGGAAGCAACGCGTCTGCTCGAGCCCGGCGTGGGCGAGAAGGACGTGTCGGTGTTCTTCCGCGACGAGACCACCGGCCACGAGACCTACAGCGTCGGCCGCTACGTGGATCCCGAGCCGCTGCCCGACGGCCGCTACGTGCTCGATTTCAACGAGGCCTACAACCCGGCCTGCGCGTTCTCACCGCACTACAACTGCCCCCTTCCCAGCAAGGACAATCGGCTCAAGGTGGACATCAAGGCCGGCGAGATGGACGCGCACTACGTGCATTGA
- a CDS encoding class I SAM-dependent methyltransferase, which produces MTRPSSRRPKVYDRAYYDRWYRNPRTRIHRRGAVERKVALALSAAEYLLERRVETVLDVGCGEGPWQPVLARLRPRIRYVGVDSSEFAVRRWGRTRGLRLGTFGQLADLGFNETYDLIVCSDVLHYVPSAELRPGLDELGRLLGGIAWIEVFTSADRITGDFRDMKRRSPAFYSRLFREAGLVPCGLYAFVRDDVAGALTAFERGSAR; this is translated from the coding sequence GTGACACGCCCGTCCTCGCGGCGCCCCAAGGTCTACGACCGCGCCTACTACGACCGCTGGTACCGCAATCCTCGCACGCGCATTCATCGGCGCGGGGCGGTCGAGCGCAAGGTCGCGCTCGCTTTGTCGGCAGCCGAATACCTGCTCGAGCGCCGCGTGGAAACCGTGCTCGACGTTGGCTGCGGCGAGGGCCCCTGGCAGCCGGTGCTCGCGCGCCTTCGGCCGCGGATCCGCTACGTCGGCGTCGATTCGAGCGAGTTCGCGGTGCGCCGCTGGGGACGGACGCGTGGCCTGCGCCTCGGCACCTTCGGCCAGCTCGCCGATCTCGGTTTCAACGAAACCTACGATCTCATTGTCTGTTCGGATGTGCTTCACTACGTGCCGAGCGCCGAACTGCGTCCGGGTCTCGACGAATTGGGCCGCCTGCTCGGCGGGATCGCCTGGATCGAGGTGTTCACCTCGGCCGACCGCATCACGGGAGACTTTCGCGACATGAAGCGCCGATCGCCCGCGTTCTATTCGAGGCTGTTTCGCGAGGCCGGACTGGTGCCGTGCGGCCTCTACGCCTTCGTGCGCGACGACGTGGCCGGGGCACTCACCGCGTTCGAGCGAGGGAGCGCGCGATGA
- the murA gene encoding UDP-N-acetylglucosamine 1-carboxyvinyltransferase, with protein sequence MDVASRHHTSSPVPVAADAAQESTPKPMDALIIRGGNPLSGRVEVSGAKNAALPVMCATLLAPGVHTLRNVPQLSDTRTMAKVLEQLGARVEFRGHACKIDTSRIQSLEAPYELVRTMRASIYVLGPLLARFGGARVSLPGGCAWGPRPVNLHIEGLNAMNARLEIEHGYIVGRDVHLKGTHFHFDTVSVGATAQLMMAATLAEGETVLDNVALEPDITVLGRVLVECGAKIEGLGTRRVTIHGVKQLRPIDTTIIPDRIEAATLMATVAIAGGRVTLERCEAGHMAAAIHALEQCGCEILPGNGEVTIIGPSRPRATDIVTDPYPGFPTDMQAQMMAVASIADGVSHITDTVYLDRFTHVPELMRLGAKIELNGNAAVITGVEKLQGAPVMATDIRASAALVLAALVAEGETHISRIYHLDRGYEGLEQKLARLGADIQRIKE encoded by the coding sequence ATGGACGTGGCATCGCGCCATCACACCAGTTCGCCTGTTCCCGTCGCGGCTGACGCCGCCCAGGAGTCCACTCCCAAGCCCATGGATGCGCTGATCATTCGCGGCGGCAATCCGCTGTCGGGCCGCGTCGAGGTGAGCGGCGCCAAGAACGCGGCGCTGCCGGTGATGTGCGCCACGCTGCTGGCGCCTGGCGTCCACACGCTGCGCAACGTGCCGCAGCTCTCGGACACGCGCACCATGGCCAAGGTGCTGGAACAGCTCGGGGCACGCGTCGAATTCCGCGGGCACGCCTGCAAGATCGACACCTCGCGCATCCAGTCGCTGGAAGCCCCTTACGAGCTGGTGCGCACCATGCGCGCCAGCATCTACGTGCTAGGGCCGCTGCTGGCGCGCTTCGGGGGCGCCCGCGTATCGCTCCCCGGCGGCTGCGCGTGGGGCCCGCGTCCCGTCAATCTGCACATCGAGGGCTTGAACGCGATGAACGCCAGGCTCGAGATCGAGCACGGCTACATCGTGGGTCGCGACGTCCACCTGAAGGGCACGCACTTCCACTTCGACACGGTTTCGGTGGGCGCCACCGCGCAGTTGATGATGGCGGCCACGCTGGCCGAAGGCGAAACCGTGCTCGACAACGTGGCGCTCGAGCCCGACATCACCGTGCTCGGCAGGGTGCTGGTGGAGTGCGGCGCGAAGATCGAGGGCCTCGGCACCCGGCGCGTCACGATCCACGGCGTCAAGCAGCTGCGACCGATCGACACCACCATCATTCCCGATCGCATCGAGGCGGCCACGCTGATGGCGACCGTCGCGATTGCCGGCGGCCGCGTGACGCTCGAGCGCTGCGAGGCCGGCCACATGGCGGCCGCGATCCACGCGCTCGAACAGTGCGGCTGTGAAATCCTGCCCGGGAACGGCGAGGTCACGATCATCGGCCCGAGCCGCCCGCGCGCCACCGACATCGTCACCGATCCCTATCCCGGCTTTCCGACCGACATGCAGGCGCAGATGATGGCGGTCGCATCGATCGCCGACGGCGTCTCGCACATCACCGATACCGTCTATCTCGACCGCTTCACGCACGTCCCCGAGCTGATGCGGCTCGGCGCGAAGATCGAGCTGAATGGCAACGCCGCGGTCATCACCGGCGTGGAGAAGCTGCAGGGGGCGCCGGTGATGGCCACCGACATCCGCGCCAGCGCCGCTCTGGTGTTGGCGGCGCTGGTCGCCGAGGGGGAGACGCACATCTCGCGCATCTACCACCTCGATCGCGGCTACGAGGGGCTCGAGCAGAAGCTGGCCAGGCTCGGCGCCGACATCCAGCGCATCAAAGAGTGA